In one Pseudarthrobacter oxydans genomic region, the following are encoded:
- the rnpA gene encoding ribonuclease P protein component gives MLATRNRLRTAADFSTTVRSGVRNGRRNVVLYTAAIAADEPSRIGFIVSKSVGNAVARNLVKRRLREAGAASLREYGTGFAIVVRALPASATASWDQLLSDYNAALESTMTRLAGRPARAAANSSAGTTQEGTLRA, from the coding sequence GTGCTGGCCACCCGTAACCGTTTGAGGACTGCAGCCGATTTTTCAACAACTGTACGTTCCGGTGTCCGCAATGGACGCCGGAACGTAGTGTTATATACGGCAGCTATTGCTGCCGACGAACCCAGCCGGATCGGGTTCATCGTTTCCAAGAGTGTAGGGAACGCTGTGGCCAGGAACCTCGTTAAGAGGAGACTGAGAGAAGCAGGTGCTGCCTCGCTGCGCGAGTACGGCACCGGGTTTGCCATAGTGGTCCGGGCGCTTCCTGCGTCCGCAACTGCCAGCTGGGACCAGCTGCTGTCGGATTACAATGCCGCATTGGAATCAACGATGACCCGGCTGGCCGGCCGCCCTGCAAGGGCTGCCGCCAACAGTTCGGCCGGTACTACACAGGAGGGGACACTGCGTGCGTAA